In Silene latifolia isolate original U9 population chromosome X, ASM4854445v1, whole genome shotgun sequence, the following proteins share a genomic window:
- the LOC141617001 gene encoding CBL-interacting serine/threonine-protein kinase 14-like, with the protein MLDKHISGKYKLVKLLNNGAYAKVYHAKDTVTGNGVAIKALHGCATKNVEQEIQALTRLDDHPHIIKLVEVFLAGNKQSQHKNDDQVYIVTEYAKRGDLFEMIVKNGGRFTEDISRHYFRQLISAVKHCHSRGVFHRDIKPENILVDDQWRAKLSDFGLCGVWEGKGVARFWEPCGTVEYAAPEVAMAAGECGYDGEKADVWSCGVVLDT; encoded by the coding sequence ATGCTTGACAAACACATTTCCGGAAAATACAAGCTTGTTAAGCTCCTCAATAACGGAGCCTACGCTAAAGTATACCACGCTAAAGACACCGTCACCGGCAACGGCGTCGCTATTAAAGCGTTACACGGTTGTGCAACAAAGAACGTTGAACAAGAAATACAAGCATTGACGAGATTAGACGACCATCCACATATCATCAAACTCGTCGAAGTTTTCTTAGCCGGTAATAAACAATCTCAACACAAAAACGATGACCAAGTCTATATAGTTACGGAATATGCGAAACGCGGCGATTTGTTTGAAATGATTGTTAAAAATGGTGGAAGGTTTACGGAGGATATTAGTCGTCATTACTTTCGACAGCTAATCTCCGCGGTGAAACACTGTCACTCACGTGGCGTGTTTCATCGCGATATAAAACCGGAAAATATACTCGTTGATGATCAATGGAGAGCAAAACTATCCGATTTTGGTCTGTGCGGGGTGTGGGAAGGAAAGGGCGTGGCGCGGTTTTGGGAGCCGTGCGGGACGGTTGAGTACGCAGCGCCGGAGGTGGCAATGGCTGCAGGGGAATGCGGGTATGACGGGGAGAAAGCTGACGTGTGGTCATGCGGGGTGGTGTTAGATACGTGA